The following is a genomic window from Prevotella sp. E13-17.
CCACCTTGCGGATGGTGGTCATCACGCGGTAGTCGTCGTATTCGCTCAGTCCGGCAGCCTTGGCAATAAAACTCTCAATGATGCTGGAGAAGAGAAACCAGTTGGTATAGGGCGGTTCTATCTTGCGCAACTTCTTGAACTCGCTGATGTAGCGGTCTTTGGTCACCTGGTCCAGTGGCACCCACAGCGCATCGTAGGCACGGATGAACGACTCGGCGATGTAGGCGGCATCCACCAGGTTCTGTCCCGACACGCCCCAGCACAGATAGTCGGGCGACTTGGGGTCCACGCTGTTTTTATACGAAGCCAGCGCCCACTTGCGCAACTGCTGGCGCTGTTGGCTCTCGCGAGTGCTGTCGTCGGGCAGTGCCAGCCAGGGGGCGATGCCTGCCATCAGACGGCCAAAGGTCTCCATATACACCACCTTGCGGTTGCGATTGTCGAACGATGGCGAGAACTCCGTCTGCATGTTCTTCTGCAATGTGCCTTCGGCCATGTTCTTCAGCACGGGCTCTGCCATTCTCTGGGCCTGAAGACACCAGTACTCGCGGTCGCTGACGGGAAGCCTCTTCTTCTCGCGTGCCGCCATAGGTATGACCAGCATGACGGCTGCTAACAGGATAAATAATTTCCTCATTTTATTTGATAGTTTTAGTCTTTATTGCGACAAAGGTACGAAAAAAATCGAAAAAATTTGCAATTGTTTTGTCATTTTAAATAAAAAGTGTATCTTTGCCCCAAACTAAAAACTACATCAACTATTACTCCATCTTAATGATGGTATTTATGAGAACACATAGCATACTACTTTTGCTACTCATGACCTTGGTCATGTCTGCACAAGAGACATACGACCCTCTGCTTTTTGGAGCAAAGGGAGATGGATTGACAGACGACGCTGTCGCACTACAGAAAACCATAGACCGATGCGCTGCCGATGGTGGCGGACGCGTGTTGCTGCGCCGCGGACATACGTTTATGGCTGGACCCGTGCAGCTCAAGTCAAACGTGGAACTATATCTCGAGGCTACCGCCATGCTGATAGCCAATCCCGATGAATCTATCTATCACCTGAGTGCCTTCGGCGAGAACCGGGGCGAGGGTATGCTGTGGCTCTGGGCCGAACATGCCGAGAATATCAGCATCTGCGGCAAGGGCACTATTCATGGCAACGGCATCCGCTTTATGGGTGCCGAACTGGCCGACAGCTACGAGTTGAAACCTCTGGCCAATCAGACTTTCGACCCGCGCCCACACGTGCTGACGCTGACCGACGTTAAGAATCTGACCATTCGCGATGTGACCATCAAGGAAGGCGCCTACTGGACGGTGCATCTTATCGGCTGCGACGGTGCCGTGATCGATGGCATCAACCTGCTGAACAACCTGAAGATTCGCAATGGCGACGGCATCGACCTGGACCACTCGCGCCATGTGCGCATCTCAAACTGCCACATCACCAGCGGCGACGACTGCATCTGCCTGAAAAACCGCAGGGAGTT
Proteins encoded in this region:
- a CDS encoding glycoside hydrolase family 28 protein codes for the protein MRTHSILLLLLMTLVMSAQETYDPLLFGAKGDGLTDDAVALQKTIDRCAADGGGRVLLRRGHTFMAGPVQLKSNVELYLEATAMLIANPDESIYHLSAFGENRGEGMLWLWAEHAENISICGKGTIHGNGIRFMGAELADSYELKPLANQTFDPRPHVLTLTDVKNLTIRDVTIKEGAYWTVHLIGCDGAVIDGINLLNNLKIRNGDGIDLDHSRHVRISNCHITSGDDCICLKNRREFDAYGACHDIVVSNCVMASRSCAIKIGSENVDSIYNVLFTNCIITGSNRGLGIQNRDEGTVSDVSFSNIQMDLQLWSDVWWGKAEPIYVTSYPRANGNHKDQNWRFPKGETEGRCGAVSRIYFNNITATSPNVCFVGGDTEGKVTDVYFNNVRIHRTEKDASLLIDKRPCKGEGFIAVDEAEWATDCPVMTENAFINK